The sequence TGTGGACAATAGCGGCGGTATCACAAAGATCGTAAAAACGAGGGAAGATTTTTCCCTTGATCTCGGAGCAATAGGCGACGCCTTCACGGAAAAAACAAAGATTGTCTTAATCAATTCTCCCAATAATCCAACGGGGAAAGTGTATGACAAAGCAACAATAAGGGGGCTGGCCGCCCTCCTTGAGGAAAAATGCAGAGTGTATGAAAGGAATATTTACCTCGTCTCCGACGAGCCTTATTCTGATATAGTCTATGACGGTGTAAAGGTGCCGAGTATACTTTCGGCCTGTAAAAACGGCGTCATAACCTCTTCCTATTCCAAGAGTCTATCTCTTGCCGGAGAAAGGATCGGCTTCATCGCGGTCAATCCGGAAATCGCAGATGTCAAAGAGGTCATCAACGGGATGATCCTATGCAACAGGATACTTGGTTTTGTCAATGCACCCGCCCTTATGCAGAGAATAGTGGCCAGAATGCAGGGTGAGCGGGTCAATGTGGAGGAATACAAAAGAAAGAGAGATATGCTCTGTGATGGCCTTTCCTCACTCGGTTACCAGTTTACCAGACCCGAGGGAGCATTCTATCTCTTTGCCCGCACGCCTATCGAAGATGATATTGAATTTGTCAGGGCCCTCCAGAAGAGAAAAATCCTTACCGTTCCTGGTAGCGGATTCGGGGGACCAGGACATTTTCGCATCGCCTACTGTGTGGATGACGCTACCATCATCAATGCGATGGAGGGATTCGGGCAGACATTGAAAGAGTATCTTTAATAGAGGCGGGTGGGAATGTACGGTTTGTTCTTCCTGGATCTCCTTCTCTATTGCTTTTCCGAGGTATATTCTTCGTACTTTGGTAACTTTTCAGCCTTTCCAACCTTTAACCGGGGGATGTTCCTTTTGTTCATTCGTATTGCCCATACTTTACCTTCTCACCCCATCATTAACTACCCACACTGGATGGCAGCCTACGTCCATAGCCTATATTTAGTTCCTTTTGTCGCTGATTGAGAAACTCATCCAATTTCAGAATGTTCCACCGCTGATTGGCTCTTCTGAGTTCGACTATAATATCCTTAGCATCTCTCAGCAATGCCTCATCTGCATCTTTCCCGATGCTTGCCAGTTTCATAGAGAGTTCCTTCATTTCCTCTTCTTCCCCTTCTAAGGCCTCAGCCCTCGAAAATATACCAGTGGTCCCACACCTGGGACACTGCCGGAAGTCAGCACATCCGGTAGCTGGTCAACCAGCCTTACTCAGGTATCTGAATGTGTAAAATACATCTGTAAAGCCACACTTGTCACAAGTCATCTTCATCATCTCACTACCTCCTTCTTTTCTCTAATTAGTCCGTCCTGAAAAATAGGACTTTTCAAACGTTGTTGTGATTTTGCTCTTTGAAAACTGAAGAAGACGAAAGATAAAAAGGGAATCCGGGTGGGGTTCCCGTCTATGCCGCCAAAGATAGAGTCTTGTTCCTCTGCTTTTCTTCTCTGTGCCTACGGCAGCGGCCTAACAACCGCATTTTTTAGAGGAAACTAATTAAACCTCCTTTTGAGATAAAATCTCTTTTAATATTATAGGAAAAATCTTCTTTTTTAGCAACTTTTTTTTAGATTAAGGGCAAACCATCTCGGATCAGGCTGTTATTGTTAATCATAATTATGTTTTTCTCCAGGAGAATATCTATCGTTACATGAAAAAAGGCATGGAACCCATGAAAGCGGTTTACTTAAATGAAGTTCGCGGTATGACAACCCAGAAGAGATAGTTGGCCGTGTGTTTTTTTGACAATTTGACAAGAACTTGCTATCCTTAAAATAAGGATTTAGATTCTCTTGAAGGAGGTATCATGATCAGCCAAGAAATGATAGACAGATCAGCCCGACTAGTCTCTGGATGTCGACGGGTCGTGGCATTAACGGGGGCTGGTATCT is a genomic window of Syntrophales bacterium containing:
- a CDS encoding pyridoxal phosphate-dependent aminotransferase, with translation MKETMSRYEKKKEFVVAISKKIQGFITDSSWIRKMFEEGVSLKKQYGAENVFDFSLGNPNLDPPTRFKELLRHVAGEDIPGMHGYMPNAGYPETRDAVASYLSREHGVSLSAEHIIMTCGAGGALNVILKALLDPGEEVIIPAPFFVEYRFYVDNSGGITKIVKTREDFSLDLGAIGDAFTEKTKIVLINSPNNPTGKVYDKATIRGLAALLEEKCRVYERNIYLVSDEPYSDIVYDGVKVPSILSACKNGVITSSYSKSLSLAGERIGFIAVNPEIADVKEVINGMILCNRILGFVNAPALMQRIVARMQGERVNVEEYKRKRDMLCDGLSSLGYQFTRPEGAFYLFARTPIEDDIEFVRALQKRKILTVPGSGFGGPGHFRIAYCVDDATIINAMEGFGQTLKEYL